GAGACATGTGCCTGATCCGTGTTAGAAGGGGATGATCTAGACAAATGCCACTCCCATCACCAGCTCAGAATAAAGGACACTCCACACTCGTGGCCTTTCATTAGCCAATTTCCCTGCAGACCCAAGAAACTTTGTTATGCCTGGGCCCAGCACTCGCCCAGAGATCTGCAAACTTGTTCTATAAAGAAGGGctggatagtaaatattttcagctgtgCAGGCCATAGGGTCTGCTTCTGAAGTAGGAAAGCAGCTGCAGACGAGATGTACATGATGGGCCTGGTCAGGTGTGGCCGTAATTGGATCTAGATCCATGTTGGGAGCCTAGCTCAGAGCCTGAAGAGCACAGTCTTTCAAGTTTGGCCTTCCCTTATCCCAGGATCACACCAGCCACTAAGCCTGCACCTGCTGGTTGGCCTGTGGTTGGAATCgtcacctcccccagcccctctttGCCATTGGCCAACTCCTACTCATCCCTCATGGCTCAGGTGaagcatcacctcctccaggaagccttccctggtggTCCCAATTCACATGGGCTCCCCATGGCTCCCGGCTCACCAGACTCTACTGCGgcaaattatttccatttgttcCTCCCCTTAGGCTGTGCTTTCCTTGGGGTAGGGACTCTGCCTCACAGATGTCCATCCCCTAGAGTCTGGCATGTTGTAAACACTTGGTAAATAATGAAGGAATGTGACACCAGTTGaccagccctgcagcctgggagcaGGCTCTGGGCTTCTGAAGCCATCTGTGAATGTGCATCTTGCTGTCTGCGGACTGCCCCCAAGCTCTGCCCCCCACCATCATCTCCAAGCTCTGCCCCCACCATCACCTCGGCCTTCATGCTGGGAGCCGCTTCTGCATGGAAAGCCACAGCTGCTATGAGTGATTGCCCCCGGGGAGGGAGGCAGCTGCACCCAATTATGGCTGCACCCTCCCCCCAGCTTTTGGGAGTTACCATTGCCATTGAGAGACTTGGGGGCAGCAGTATGAGGACTCAGCTGGCTCCTCACGGCCTGCTCGGGGTTCCCAATGGGCCAGAGAGACAGAGGAGCTGCAGTCCTGTGTGTTGGCTGGGGGACTGTTGAGCAAATCAGCTGATCTTCCTGGCCAGGGCCTGTCCCTCTCAAAGCCTCGTCTCCTCCACCTTGTGTGATCCTTGtgacatttcacaggtgagggaaactgaggcacggggcCCAGACTGGCAGTTGCACCAGGAGGGCAGGAACTCCTTTGGCTGGGTGCCCAGCTCAGGTGGGCCACGCACTGGGCCAGACAGGGAACTGGAGTGACCCACCtgacttctctgggtctcagctccTCCTCTGGAAAGTGGGGAGATTATTGTGACTTCCCAGGGTTGGGTGGGACTGGGAGGATGGGTGAGGGGCTGGCATAGAGCAGGTGCTTGGTTGGTGGCAGCCGCCATGGAACGGTGGCACCTGCCCAGGCCAGGCTCATCTGGTCTCACAGGGGCAGGCGAAGCCTCTCCAAGATGGGGCCAGGGTGGGACCTGTGCCCTCCTCTGTCCGCAGCTGCCCTGGGCACACTGGACTTCAGCCTGCTGTATGACCAGGAGAACAACGCCCTCCACTGCACCATCACCAAGGCCAAGGTAGGCCCCGCCAGCCTGCCCCCAAATTCCCTGGCCCGGGGTCCTCGAGAGGGCCTAGGTCAGGGAGGCCAGACCACACCACTCCCCAGGTTCCTGTCCAGGCTTTTGGATGTCTGcgctgtgtggggtgtggggccaGGAAGGAATTCTTCTTTAAACCTTCTTGAATACCCATCCCCAAGAAAGGCCTTGGACAGTCAGGCATTGCGGGGAGCAAAGAAACAGATGAGAATGGGAAGATGAAGGCCTGGACCGAGGACCCTCGAgcctggggaggggctgctgaTAGGCAAAGAGAGGGGCAGGGTGATGTCTGTCCTGCAGGCCAAGGGAGGGCGGGTTGGGTGCTGGTGCCTCCAGGCCTCCCAGACGCCCTAAGGAGTGGGGACCCCACTTTGCACCCTGGAAGCCGAGCCACTGTAGGAGGCCGATGCCACTCCAGGCAGGGTGTCCAGGGCCTGAGCCCAGAGGCCCTCTGAGCCTCACTACGTGGGCTGGGATTGTGGGTGCCTGTGgacccctctgcagcctggcccggtccctggtgctgccctctgcagcctggcccggccgctggtgctcccctctgcagcctggcccggcccctggtgctgccctctgcagcctggcccggcccctggtgctcccctctgcagcctggcccggcccctggtgctgccctctgcagcctggcccggcccctggtgctgccctctgcagcctggcccggcccctggtgctgccctctgcagcctggcccggcccctggtgctcccctctgcagcctggcccggcccctggtgctgccctctgcagcctggcccggccgcTGGTGcttccctctgcagcctggcccggcccctggtgctgccctctgcagcctggcccggcccctggtgctgccctctgcagcctggcccggcccctggtgctgccctctgcagcctggcccggcccctggtgctgccctctgcagcctggcttgGCCCCTGGTGCTCCCCTCTGGCTCTGCCGCTCAAGCATGTGTCAGCTCCATGTTCTCAACTGTCCTgttcccttcccctcaccccatcGCTCCCTGTGGGAGGAAGGTGCCAAAATTGATGTTCTCTTGCAAGGTAAGGGCCTGCATGGCCAGTAAAGTCTCCCTAGTAGTGCCATGGAAGGGCCTGAGTCAGCCCAGCTCAGATCCAGCGGCTTCCCACAGAgctgcctgggcccagccccacccagcctcccaacctgcaggccccctgcccctcctcccagcctggcAGCGAGGGCTGTCCTTGGCACCATGGCCACCCAGCAGGACAGGCTACTGCGTGCCACCCCAGGCTgtcccccagcccagcctgggccacatgtggactGCCATGGGTAGGTGTGAGTGCCATCCACGCCAGCCTCAGGGCCCTGGTAGGGCACTGAGAGGCCTGCACGCTccatcccacccctgccctctcctctaGAACCACCCATGCTATGACTCAGGGCATGTCCAGCCCTGCCTGGTGGGGGCTCCAGCCCACCCCTAGGAGCAGAACTGAGCATTTGTCAAACCCCAGCTGTGCCAAGGTAGAGACCAAGCTagacccttcctcctttccctctgtcCAACTTTGTAGAGGTGGTCCAGGCCTGGGGACTGGAGAGGTGCCGGCTGCCAGGCCACTCTGGCCAAAGcccaccccttcctctctccatgccagacaccagggccttcccttcccagctccaggtgcgtttgtgtgtatgcacatacatggctgtatgtgtgtctctgtgtgtacatgtgtggtacCGTGCGTGCACACATGTAAGTGTGTGTCCACTTTGGGCTGTATCCCTCAGGTATCagaagtgggggtgggaggcCCAGTTCCTTCTCTGTGTAAATCCAGTTCTGTAGGGAAGGGATGGTGCAGGCTGGGGAAGAGCTGGGGCTCTgggctggggtgtggggaggggcccagggtgggtgagctgaagcagggctggCCTCTGGAGGGCCAGGGTGGGGGCTGGACACCCTGGGGTGCACCCTTGCTTGTCCCCACTTAGAAGGGTCAgtctcagtttgcccatctgtaaaTAGGGTTGGTTGTCCCTGCCCTACATGCctgttgtgagcattaaatgagttaacacgcGGCCCCTGGCACTACCAgttctgggagactttttatttttattgtggtaaaatacacagatATACATTTCCCACCTCAACcacttttttttacttcttccctCAGCGCTCAACCATTTTTAGCATACAGTTCAGTTGTGCTAAGTACCTTCCACCTTCACACTGCTGTGAAACCCATCTCCAGAGCCCTCTTCAGCTTGCAAAACTAAACTGggcccattaaacaacaactcccccttcctcctcccctggcccctgGGGAGGCTGCCATTTGGCTTCCttctctatggatttgactattctagggacCTCATGTAAGTGCAGTCTCCCGGTATCTGTCCTTTTGAGTCTGCAGTCCCCGGGATCTGTCCTTTTgagtctgccttctttcactccGCAGAAGGTCTTCAGGCTTCATCCCCATTGCAGCACGGGTCAAAACTTCCTTTTCAGGCTGAATGATACTTCAGACTAGAAAGCTCCTCTTCTGAACACTTCACCAGCAACAGCCTCTGAGAGGCCCAGGGCGGGGCAGGGCTAGGTTTTTGGGGAGAGGCTCTCCTCTCAAAGCCAGACCCCCCATCTGTTCCCTCAGTGCCAGTACCAGCCAGGGCCTCCCCCAGGGCAGCTTCCGCCCATcccccctgtattagtccattttcatgctgtcgataaagacatacctgagactgtgtaatttataaaggaaagaggtttattggacttgccGTTACACATGGCTGAGAAGACCTCACAGTTATGGCTgaaagtgaaaggcacttctcacatgtttggtggcaagagagagaatgagagccaaggaaaacgggtttccccttatcaggccatcagatctcgtgagatgtaTTCACTACCTCAAGGAGTGTCAGACCATGAGATCtcgtgagacgtattcactacgtCAAGAGCAGTCTGGGAGAAACCTCCCCTTGTGACTcggttatctcccactgggtccttcccacaacctgTAGGAATAATGGGAGTACAACtcctgatgagatttgggtggggacaccgcCAAACCACGTCACCTCCCGTGAGGCCCACCCCTAAACCATGGGATCAGTTTATGTCTCTTGCCAACTCCCAAGCTGGGGAGCATGTGCCCAAGGGCCCCACTAGCAGCTCCCTGCCCTGGAAACagcctccccaccttccccttcCATGGACAGAGGTCAGGCTTCGTGGGAGGCCAGCCCCACAGAAGGTGGAGGCACTGGCGGAACcccgggtcagggccagggaagcTGCCTGTTTGGGCACAGAAGTTGGTGGCAGCACAGTGACAGGGCCTCAGGCAGTGCCTGCTGGTCCTTTTGCTTTTGGCGAAATGTGTGGCTGCCCAGGGTGCTCAGGGAACTGCCGGGTGGAGGAGTAGAGAGCAGCAGCAGGGGCCTCGTCGCAGTCCCGGGGTCTGAAGGACAGAGCAGGCATTACTCCCATCCCAGCATGACAGCGCCCCTCGACCCAGCCTAGCTCCCACGGGTGTCTCGGGGCACGGAGGTGGGACCACGAGAGCCACTGGAAAGACATACGCCAGAACATGTGGTGGCCCAGAGGTTTGTAAGTGAAACGTGTCGGGAAACGTGGcccaaatggaaacattttaagcTACAACAAACAAATGTATAAGGACTGTAAGAATAAGACACAGCAGTCAGGCACCGCCTGGTCAGGCCGGGCCACCAGATTCCCAGAACTCTGCGCTTCAGGCACTTGGTGGGAGAGGTGCAAGGCAGGGTGAGGGAGTTGGGTTTGGAAGAGCAGCCTTGTCACCTTGAGCACGTGTTGGGCCACTGAGCCAGGCCCTGTCCCAGAGGCAGCCCCACAGTGCAGGGCACAGCTCAGATGCACCCAGCAGACCTCAGCCACTTCTCCGGCGTCTCACGGGGGCCTGGCGTGCAGGGAAGGGAGCAAACCCTGCCTGCCAGGCCCTGTGTCCACACGGTCTCCCTCCTTCTCACTCCAGCCCTAGGAAGGTGGGAGTATTACACCcctgccctctttttttttttttaacttgagacagggtctcactctgtcacccaggctggagtgcagtggtgcgatcacggttcactgcagcctccgtgtcccaggttcaagcgatccttccacctcagcttctctagttgctggaaccacaggcacatgccaccccacccaggtaattttttagttttttgaagagacagggtcttactgtgttgcccaggctggtcttgaactcctgggctcaagcgctgggattacaggcgtgagccaccgtgcccggccaaccccTTTAACAGATGATAAAGCTGAGGCTTAGCGTGCAAAGTAACTCATCCACTTCCCAGCTAGTGAACAGGAGCTGAGCCTGGAgcccaagccagccaggcccccaaacctctgccctttgccAGTGGCAGGGAAGTAGGTGGTTGGAAGCCCCTGCCGCATCCCCCTAGAGCTCCGTCAAACCGAGGTGGGGTGGGCCTGGGAGGGAGCCCCAGCCTTCCCTTGGAGATGGGCCTGGTGTGAGCCGCCGAGCTGCCTCCCCGGCCTGGCTGGGTAGAAGCCCTTTGAATACTATCCTGGGGTTGCCGGCTGCACCCCCACAGATGCCACAGCTGCCTCCCTGCATCCCTGTGCACCAtcccagaaggaaacaaatgCAATTTTCAGAGACAAGAGCCTGCTGAGGTCAGCAAAGCCCCTCTCtgtccatgtttctgtgtgcctctggcTGTGCACGCGTGGCTGGGTTTTCTAAAAGAACCAAAGTGAGAGAGGGGTGCCATCTTGTGGAGGGACCCTCTGTGGCCAGTCTGCTTGTGTGATCTCTGTGGACTGACTGGGAGTTGTGGCAAATATGGCCAGAAATGGGGCCTAGTCTCGGACTGTGTCCCGGGGTTACGTGGATTTAGGGTCAGTGAGGGGCGTGGCCACTCAGGAGGCCATGCTTGGTAGATGGGGGACGGGAGTCAGGATGATGGCAGGGCCTGAGCAAAGCGGGGTGGAgagggaggctcagagaagggggaGCCACCTGGCTTCCAGGATGAGGAGAAGAGAAAGTCTGTCCTGACAGAGGCCCCATGACAGCTGCCCTGGGCCAGGATGTTTTGGGGAGGGGAGATTGCATCAGCATTGAGCCATCTTCACTCCCTCCATCTGGAGGTGTGGGGCCCGGGGGCTTCTGTGAAACGGGCCATGAATGGACCCAGCCAGGAGACCCAGGGGACAAGGGCATCTGCAGGCCTTGTCAGTTCCATCTCCCCGATTTCCAGTTCACACCGTTTGCTGTTCTCTGCCCTGGGCCTGAAGCCAATGGACCACAATGGGCTGGCAGACCCCTATGTCAAGCTGCACCTGCTGCCAGGAGCCAGTAAGGTGAGGGGTTCCACCCAGGCCTGCCCACCAGCTGCACCCGCCCACCACCTCAGGCAATGCACTCTGGTCCTTTTGCTTTGGGGCCTGGACTGGGCTGCGGGCACCCAGGGAGGCCCACAGCTGCCACTCCCCTCAGAGTCCAAGCAAGCTGATGGGACCTCAGCCATTCAACTGCACACAGAGCACCCAGTCTGTCCCACACCCTGTTGCCTCCTGGGGACCTCACGAGTCAGCGTTACCTACCTGCTGATCTGGGGAAACCCCAGGAGAATTTCCAGGCCAGCATTTtataagaagcattctcagctggAAGTTACTATTAGGTGCAAACAAAGGACTCCGTGGTTAAATAACATGGGGAAACATTGTTAAACAGGTTTCTGTAccacaggacttctcagagcatcTAACGTGTTGATGGGCTGTTCCCTGACTCTCCGTAAGGGAGATGAAGTGGGCAGAATCTGCCCCATGTGTTTGACCACAGGATGCCCTGACTCTCCGTAAGGGGGATGAAGTGGGCAGAATCTGCCCCTCATTCCTACGCCGGATGACCCAAGCGTCCGACCACACATGTGCTCAGGGCACCAGCACAACAGGTGCATCtcagacaggagagagaaaaattgctGTTAAATAAAAGCATCAAGGTGACCTTGGGCCATGGAAAGTCAGAACTTAATTAGACTTCCTTCTGTGCATCCTACACTTcagtgctgttttatttttaatttcatgggGCAGAGTCTGAGTTTACGTGGGGGCCTAAATGGGTAGGCCTGGGGCCCACAGCAGCCCAGGAGGACCACCCCAGAAGGGGCCCTTCCCCCTTCTCTAGGGAAGGCAGGGCTGTAGGAGAAATGGCAGTGCCCCACCACCTACTCCTGGGGAAGAAATGGGCTCCCCACACCGGGTCTTGATGCCCTTATGCTGCAAGAAGGGCTCAGGGATGTGAGGGCCAAGGGCGAGTATGACCAGGGAAGTGTGCTCAGTGACCCTTCATTTGTGGGACTGGAGCCGGCAGTGCATGGCTGCTGAGTTGTAGGAAGTCCCCTGGACTTTCCCTAGTGTTTTATAAAGAGCAGTCTCCTTACAAACAGCTCCTGAAAGCAATGGGAGAGAGGGATTCCTGTGCTCTTTCCACAGTGGGGAACCTGATGCTGCCACAGAGCTGGAATTGGAAGCCCAGGCTGTCTGACCTCCcagcctgggccaggtgtggcagGCATCAGACCGATTCAGACAAGGAGCTCAGAGCCGCTGGCACAGGAGGAGGGAGTGGCAGCAATATTCCAGCTCAGAGAGGCCACCCCCGAGGCAGACCCAAGGACGGGAtgggttccaggcagaggggacggTCCACAAAGGCAGGGAATGCCCTGGGAAGGAGACTCCAGTTCCACACAGGCCTCCTGCAGAACCTACCCCGTGGCATCGGGCTGGAGGTGGGGTCCTCCTTGGATGAGCCTCCTATGGCTGCTgccaacaaatgaccacaaacttcgTGGCTTAAAGCAGCGTGTTTACTCTCGGACTGCTCTGCAGGTTAGAAGTCCAACCGTGGTCTCtctctgggctaaaatcaaggtgtcggcaaggctgcattccttctggagcccGGGGAGCCCACAGTTTCCTAgctctttccagcttctagaggccatcggccctcctgggcttgtggccccttcctccaccttcacaGGGGGCCCCATTGCATCTCTCTGGCCCCCTTCCTTGGTGACGTCCCTGACTATCTTCTCTGTCCAttcttctgcttttaagaacCCTGTGACCACGTTGGGCCAGCCAAcaatctaggataatctccctattctAATGTCAGCTCATTACCAACCCTAAGTCCACCTGCAGCCTCAGTCCACTTGGCCATGTTGATAACACATTCACAGGCTCCAAGATGAGCACGTGGCCATCTCTGGGGGCCATTGTTCTGTTTGACACACACTTTGATGCTAATaagatcatttttctcttctccaggcAAATAAGCTCAGAACAAAAACTCTCCGTAACACTCTGAACCCCACATGGAACGAGACCCTCACTTACTACGGGATCACAGATGAAGACATGATCCGCAAGACCCTGCGGTGGGTGAGGGCCCCAAGccgcctgctccctccccaacccccactcccaCCTGGCTTTTCCTAATGAAGGCAGGACTGGAGGGTCAGATGGTCCCCTGTGGGTTCAACCTCATGccagcaactccagcctgggggcttgaagaaaggcagaaaggtcTGCCCATGCCAATGGAGCCTGGTGGGTGGAAAAGGGTCACCCTGGCCCCAGTCCCCTGAAGGTGCTTCCTGGGGCCTCTCAGGGTGCTGGAGGTGGTTCCCTCCAGAGAACCGgctctcccagcctcctggctACTCCTGGCACTGGTTCTGCCTTCTCCTGTCCCCACTTCCAACCTGAGGACACTTGTCCATGAGGACAGTGCCTGATATCGTGCCACACTCTGCCCCTGTCAGGGCCCAGGCATCTTGTGCGTCTCCCACCCCAGACCAGGGCAGGGCTTGGGGCAGGAGAAGCCAGGGCTGGCCCTACCTGCGCACatctccaccatgcccagtgcgTCTGAGGCACTGGCTGTGCCCCTCACCACCGCCCCCGCTAGGATCTCTGTGTGTGACGAGGACAAATTCCGGCACAATGAGTTCATCAGGGAGACACGTGTGCCCCTGAAGAAGCTGAAACCCAACCACACCAAGACCTTCAGCATCTGCCTGGAGAAGCCGCTGCCGgtgagaggattgattgagcacctgctgtgtacctggcttggtggcaggtgctggGAAGGCAGAACTTCCTGCCTGTGATGGGACTCTTGAGGGgcagagtgagaggggaggggagaccaGGGAGGTGAGCATGGAGAGTCAAGGGGGTGGAGGTGAGGAAGGACCCTGGCTTTCACTCTGAGTGGCCACGGGAGGGTGCTAAGCTGAGGGATCACGGGGGATGACATTTTACCAGGCTCGCTGGCCTGGGCTCAGGATGGcttgaagaagagggaggagagggcaggaggcctggggagatggggagagatggGCACAACCCTGGCCTGACCTTGGCAGTGGTAGGAGGGCTTGATTCTGAACCGGATGTGCAGGCAGCAGATAGGACGTCCTTGGGTGAGGGAAGGGCAGATCCGAGGTTTGGGGCCTGAGCCACTGAAGCCTGAGGGGCTGTTTGCTGTGCTCAGAGGACTCAGCAGGGACCATGGGTGGACAGGACGTGCAAGGAGCACGCTTGGAACATGTTAGACCTGAGTGCCTGTGAGATACGCAGAGGAGACAGCAGAGTATCCTTTCCTAGAAATGGCATTTGTCTCAACGTTATGTCAGAACAGATTTGCCCCCGGCCTGCTCCAGCAGCTACGCCCTCTGAGTCTTGGTCTCTatgtccctcttccctcccccatcctccctTGTCTATGGCCTCACCTTCACCTGGTTCATAGGGCTGGTGAAGCCAGGAGACCCCGTGCCACTGGGGTCAAGAGAAATCctggggcctcagcctcccagtgttcagGACACAGGCGGAGGCACGGTCCCCTCGATGGCACGTTGTCTCCCTAAGAGGACTGGGCAAGGGGCAAGTTTGGGAGGACAGAGCCCAGTGGCTGTCCCCAGTGTACCCAGCCCCAGTCGGGCCCGGGGACGTGGACTCACCTCGAGCTTAGCCCAAGTCAAGCCCCGGGGGCGAGTCAGCCTGAGGCCACGGCTTCTTCCTAGAATCCCAGTTACTTTTGCAGAATTTGATCCAATTTTATTCCTTGTCACATTCTTTCCCCCTCAGACATTTGTGTGATGGATAtaacttttcctgttttattattAGTCACTAACCACAGGTAACCCGGTTTTTCCACATGGTCTATGTCACTTAAGAAAGGCAAcatcttaggaggccaaggcaggtgggtcatgaggtcaagagttcgagagagcctggccaacatggcgaaaccccgtctctgctaaaaataaaaaaattagccgggtgtgggggtgcatgcctgtaatcccagctactcaggaggctgaggcaggagaattgcttgaacctgagaggcggaggttgcagtgagccgagattgcaccgttgcactccagcctgggtgacaagagcaagagcaagactctgtctcaaaaaaaaaaaaaagcaacaccagCCCTGCCTTAGTGTTCCTGAGTTTTCATCACTGGCATAAACAAACAACCACGTGGGTATGTACGTGGGGtgtcagcgtgtgtgtgtgtgtgctcgtgTGTGAATTGTGTGTAAGAGCATATGTCAGTACGTGTCTGTGTGCGACAgtgtgtgtgtccacatgtgTGGTGTGCGTTCGTGAAAGCATGTGCGTCCCTGTGCATGGCCATGATCAGGGCGTTGCTGGATGCGCTACCGGCTCATTGGTGCCATTCGGGGACTCACAGTGACCGCAGGAGTGCAGCTGGGGATGCACCCCTGGCAGTACAGCCACATTCTGGtggtacttttattattattatttttttgagactgagtcttgctctgtcatccaggctggagttcagtggcaaaatctctgctcactgcaacttctacctcctgagttcaagcaattctcatgcctcagcctcccgagtagctgggactacaggcgtgtgccgccacgcctggttaatttttgtatatttggtagagatggggtttcaccatattgcccaggtgtctcaaactcctgaccttgaatgatccacctgcctcagcctcccaaagtgctgggattacaggtgtgcgccaccatgcctggctaattttggtatttttagtagagacgggggttcgccatgttggccaggcaagtctcaaactcctgacctccagtgatcctcctgcctcggcctcccaaagtgctgggattacaggcatgagcccctgtgccaggCCTCTGGCGGTAGGTTTTAGAATTTACAGTCTGCGAACATTATCTGTTTTAAGGCAATACTGAGCAAGACCCAGTGGTCTTCATATGAAACAACCCGAAGTACAATGTCCCACCCCTgaaaaaagagctaaaaatatgcctgctggttggttggtttttttttttttaatgagatggagtctatgtcgcccaggctggagtgcagtggcgcaatgtcagcttacttcaacctccgcctcccgggttcaagtgattcttctgcctcagcctccc
The sequence above is a segment of the Gorilla gorilla gorilla isolate KB3781 chromosome 19, NHGRI_mGorGor1-v2.1_pri, whole genome shotgun sequence genome. Coding sequences within it:
- the LOC129527884 gene encoding double C2-like domain-containing protein beta, with translation MDHNGLADPYVKLHLLPGASKANKLRTKTLRNTLNPTWNETLTYYGITDEDMIRKTLRISVCDEDKFRHNEFIRETRVPLKKLKPNHTKTFSICLEKPLPVDKTEDKSLEERGRILISLKYSSQKQGLLVGVVQCTHLAAMDANGYSDPYVKTGL